A part of Paenibacillus sp. sptzw28 genomic DNA contains:
- a CDS encoding SpoVR family protein, with translation MRQDEITALERAIDEITEIAKGFGLDFYPMRYEICPADIIYTFGAYGMPTRFSHWSFGKTFHRMKMQYDFGLSKIYELVINSNPCYAFLLDGNSLIQNKLIVAHVLAHCDFFKNNARFGGSNRNMVESMSATAERVSQYEMEYGTEAVERFIDAVLAIQEHIDPTLIKPYQLDKSRYIELLNKEKKTGKVPPKFGYEDLWSLDEEARSAEDSDSRLNETKQFPPKPEKDIVWFIEEYSPILEDWQRDIMSMLRDEMLYFWPQIETKIMNEGWASYWHQRIIRELDLTSEETIEFAHLNSSVVQPSRHSLNPYYLGLKIFEDIERRWDNPTKEEQERFGRKPGVGREKIFEVREFDSDISFLRNYLSKKLVEDLDLYVFEKKGAEWKITDKTWESIRDQLVYSRVNGGFPSIVVSDGDFNRVGELFLVHQYEGVELDLKYVERTLPHVVQLWGKSVHLETVVEDKRIVFSCDGKKTSRKFI, from the coding sequence TTGCGCCAGGATGAAATAACTGCACTGGAGCGGGCAATTGATGAAATTACGGAAATCGCCAAAGGTTTCGGTCTCGATTTCTACCCGATGAGGTATGAAATTTGCCCGGCCGACATTATTTACACCTTCGGTGCTTATGGCATGCCGACCCGCTTCAGCCATTGGAGCTTCGGCAAAACGTTCCATAGGATGAAAATGCAATATGATTTTGGCTTGAGCAAAATCTATGAACTCGTCATCAACTCCAATCCATGCTATGCGTTTCTGCTCGACGGCAACTCGCTCATTCAGAACAAGCTTATTGTCGCCCACGTGCTGGCGCATTGCGATTTTTTCAAAAACAATGCGCGCTTCGGCGGTTCGAACCGAAATATGGTCGAAAGCATGTCGGCCACTGCCGAGCGTGTGAGTCAATACGAAATGGAGTACGGTACCGAAGCCGTCGAACGCTTCATCGATGCGGTGCTGGCGATACAGGAGCATATCGATCCGACCCTTATCAAGCCTTATCAGCTCGATAAATCGCGTTACATCGAGCTTCTGAACAAAGAGAAAAAGACGGGCAAAGTTCCGCCCAAATTCGGCTACGAGGATTTATGGTCTCTTGATGAGGAAGCGCGGTCTGCAGAGGATTCCGATTCCAGGCTGAACGAAACCAAGCAGTTCCCTCCAAAGCCTGAGAAAGATATCGTCTGGTTCATCGAGGAATACTCCCCTATTCTGGAGGACTGGCAGCGGGACATTATGTCCATGCTCCGCGATGAAATGCTTTACTTCTGGCCGCAGATCGAAACCAAAATCATGAACGAAGGCTGGGCTTCCTACTGGCATCAGCGCATTATCCGCGAGCTTGATTTGACCAGTGAGGAGACAATCGAATTCGCGCATCTTAATTCATCCGTGGTTCAGCCTTCGCGGCACAGCTTGAATCCTTACTACTTGGGCCTCAAAATATTCGAAGACATCGAGCGCCGCTGGGACAATCCGACGAAAGAGGAGCAGGAACGTTTCGGACGCAAGCCCGGTGTCGGGCGCGAGAAAATATTCGAGGTGCGGGAATTCGATTCCGATATCTCGTTCCTTCGCAATTATTTGAGCAAAAAGCTGGTCGAGGACCTCGACTTATACGTATTCGAGAAAAAAGGCGCCGAGTGGAAAATAACCGATAAAACATGGGAGTCGATCCGCGACCAGCTGGTATATTCGCGGGTAAACGGCGGATTCCCGAGCATCGTCGTTTCCGATGGGGATTTCAACCGGGTTGGCGAGCTGTTTCTCGTTCACCAATATGAGGGGGTGGAACTCGATCTGAAGTATGTGGAACGCACGCTGCCTCACGTGGTTCAATTATGGGGCAAATCAGTCCATTTGGAAACGGTAGTCGAGGATAAACGCATTGTATTCAGCTGCGACGGGAAGAAGACGAGCCGCAAATTCATTTGA
- a CDS encoding transglutaminase family protein — protein sequence MKLRISHTTKYSYSSPVTDSVNELRLTPFTNEQQSCYQHSISVEPGASLFSYDDFFGNRVHAFSVSEPHRKLTIRTQMTVVTKEAANQAAVGDRMQPKLTWEWLASEDIQNRYAEYLLQTDYTAVTPEVISFAETPLPGDYLGEQSVYDWLTGMSKLIRSEFIYDPQATNVQTVASDMIRRRRGVCQDFAHLMIAACRAKGIPARYVSGYHFVGDLQGGIADFEQASHAWVEAYTPAYGWCGFDPTNESPVDERYVKLGHGRDYKDIVPVKGVYRGAGESNLEVTVDVKRIEI from the coding sequence ATGAAGCTGCGCATCTCCCATACAACCAAATACTCCTACTCAAGCCCGGTTACGGACAGTGTCAATGAGCTAAGACTGACACCGTTTACGAACGAGCAGCAATCATGCTATCAGCACTCGATTTCAGTTGAACCGGGCGCATCGCTCTTCAGCTACGATGATTTTTTCGGCAATCGCGTGCATGCGTTCTCGGTGAGCGAGCCGCACAGAAAGCTGACGATTCGGACACAAATGACAGTTGTAACTAAGGAGGCGGCAAATCAGGCTGCTGTCGGAGACAGGATGCAGCCGAAGCTGACTTGGGAATGGCTCGCAAGTGAGGACATTCAGAACCGGTACGCGGAATATTTGCTGCAGACAGACTATACTGCCGTGACCCCTGAAGTGATTAGTTTCGCGGAAACGCCGCTTCCGGGAGATTACCTTGGTGAGCAGAGCGTATATGATTGGCTTACCGGGATGTCCAAATTGATCCGTTCCGAATTTATTTACGATCCGCAGGCGACAAATGTGCAGACGGTAGCAAGCGATATGATCCGAAGACGCCGCGGGGTTTGCCAAGACTTCGCCCATCTGATGATTGCGGCGTGCAGGGCCAAAGGGATTCCCGCCCGTTATGTGAGCGGGTACCATTTTGTCGGGGATCTGCAGGGCGGGATCGCCGATTTCGAACAAGCCTCGCATGCGTGGGTGGAGGCCTATACACCGGCATATGGCTGGTGCGGATTCGATCCCACCAACGAATCCCCGGTCGACGAACGATATGTGAAATTAGGCCATGGACGGGATTATAAAGATATTGTTCCCGTAAAGGGCGTTTACCGGGGAGCGGGTGAATCCAATCTTGAAGTGACCGTGGATGTGAAGAGGATCGAAATTTGA
- a CDS encoding alpha-E domain-containing protein, with the protein MMSRNAEALFWIGRYMERAENHARLIDVHYHLQTEDLQGLQLAGQEEKTETLCKWGRIVDALGSRAAYEQQYGAFTEQDVVHYVTLDRDNANSLVTCVNHARGNVRSMREKLPSELWDAINGFYLWLREKQSSDWGRESPHQFFGRIKEWTALFNGICQSVMPRENEWHFIECGRYLERTENTLRIMQSVRTNGTRNAEPPEEMEEIYPFLQAVLRSVSGYQAFRRYYADGVLPDAIVEFLVLNTVFPRSVHFALHELDAHLRGIDLQEKQMRVAHDRIIRQVGKLKAELACLEREDLTLDPDGKVTGNLLQAAQQLGVTFAHTFFRIGEATA; encoded by the coding sequence ATGATGAGCCGCAATGCGGAGGCGTTATTTTGGATCGGTCGTTATATGGAGCGGGCGGAAAATCACGCCAGACTTATTGATGTCCACTACCACCTGCAGACGGAAGACTTGCAGGGTCTTCAGCTCGCGGGGCAGGAAGAGAAGACGGAAACATTGTGCAAGTGGGGCCGCATCGTCGACGCTTTGGGCAGCCGTGCCGCTTATGAACAGCAATACGGCGCATTTACAGAGCAGGACGTCGTGCATTATGTGACGCTTGACCGCGACAATGCGAACTCTCTGGTGACGTGCGTAAACCATGCAAGGGGCAACGTCCGCTCGATGAGGGAGAAGCTGCCAAGCGAGCTTTGGGACGCGATCAACGGTTTTTATCTGTGGCTAAGGGAAAAGCAGTCAAGCGATTGGGGACGGGAATCGCCTCATCAATTTTTTGGCCGGATCAAAGAGTGGACGGCGCTCTTTAACGGCATTTGTCAATCGGTTATGCCGCGCGAGAACGAGTGGCATTTTATCGAGTGCGGCCGTTACCTTGAGCGGACGGAAAACACGCTTCGCATTATGCAGTCTGTACGGACAAACGGCACCAGAAACGCCGAACCTCCGGAAGAAATGGAAGAGATCTACCCGTTTCTGCAGGCGGTGCTCCGCTCGGTGAGCGGTTACCAAGCGTTTCGCAGATATTATGCAGACGGAGTCCTACCGGATGCGATTGTTGAATTTCTTGTTTTGAATACGGTATTCCCTCGCTCGGTGCACTTCGCTCTGCATGAACTGGATGCACACCTTCGCGGAATCGACCTGCAGGAGAAGCAGATGCGGGTGGCACACGACCGGATCATCCGACAAGTAGGCAAGCTGAAGGCGGAGCTGGCCTGTTTGGAACGGGAGGATCTCACGCTCGACCCGGATGGAAAGGTGACCGGCAATTTGCTTCAGGCCGCTCAGCAGCTCGGCGTTACGTTCGCGCATACTTTTTTTCGAATCGGGGAGGCAACGGCATGA